The DNA segment ATGCTATTATTGGATAGAGAATGACTTAAACACACTAGAGTGATTGAACTATACCCTCTAGTTAGGGGAGGAgaggtggttcactagtgatagattctatcactCCCATTGTCCAATaaaatcatgccatgtcatcaaccaaatttctatcactagtgatagaaatgtaggaggggtggtTACCATGGTAATTTTATCAAATACATATTCAAGTGAATGTACACGTGTCATCCAAATACATGATCCAAATACATGCAAGCCTTATCCAAATACATGCAGATCAGAGCCATCCAATCAACTCTCAGCCTTCAAAATTTTCTAACGCGTGATGAAAATAACGCGTTCAAAAAATAACGCGTTGATTTGGTGCCGGCGGCAGTGTTCCGTTCGTTTTTAACGCGTAATCGGGGTGGTATAACGGACCACCCCGTGTGGCCTTAGCTTTTTTGCTACTTGCTTTACGTAACAACTAACTCTTCAAACCAGAaaagaaataataataaataataataataaataaataagtaaataaaggaaaaaaaaaaacccatgtTCCGTGTTTTTTCTATGTTTCCGGAAACAAACAAATAAATTAGTTTGTTGCAGACTTTATAGTTGATAACTTAATTATAAAGATACTCATATATTAATTTCAAAGATAATCATATCTTTAATCTATAATATTTAAACCAATTTTCTCGGACGACTTACACAAGTTTTAAATTCAAAACAATTCGTTATTCATACAATAACATCCCAAAAATTTCGTGACTCATTTggattagataattctttatatATTTATCGCCACATAATTAGGTTAACATAGCTTGTTTCCTATGCTAACTATAATAAACTTCATAACCTATAAATAACAACACACTTTAGGGTTTATCATTCTTTTCCAAATATTTCATCCTACTCATTCATCATCCTCAACCAGACAACCTTCGTGCGTTTCGATTTCTTCATTTGATCATAGTTAAATCGATCTGTTTTCAACATGGGTAAAATCTTCAACATGTTTTTATACATATTCATATCATGTTTCGCCTTATCGTACGCTCAAAGTTGCAACAATTACACGTTTTCAACCAACCAAATTTACGCTACATGTGTATCTTTACCTGTTTTGAACTCCCATCTTCACTGGAACTACCACTCCAACGGCACCGTCGACGTGGCATTCCGGCACACCGGATCAACCACATCTCAATGGGTTGCTTGGGCTCTCAACGTTAATGGGTCGGGTATGATTGGAGCTCAAGCTATTGTGGCTGTCACGAGTCCATCCGGGGCGGTTCGAGTTTATACTTCGGATGTAAACAATTACGGGACGGGTTTGGAAGAGAGCTCGTTGAGCTTTGATGTGCCGAGGATGACAGCGGAGAGGGTTAATGGTGATTTAGTGGTTTATGCGAGTTTGGTGTTGCCTAATGGTCGGACGAGGTTTAATCATGTATGGCAGGTTGGTCCGGTTAATAATGGAGTTTTGAGTATGCATTCCATGAGCCCGGATAATCGGAATTCTGTCGGCGAAGTAGATTTTATCACCGGTCAGATGAGGGCTGGTGGTCGTAGCGGTGATGTGTCGCGGCAGCGCCGGAGAAACGTAAGTCATCTTCATTCTTAAATCTGTGTAATATCTGTTTCCTGTATGGTTTTAGCTAGGACGGGCAATAGATATCTGTATAAGACACGATTAGATTATGAGATTAGGATCCATCATTTCTTTTTCTtggtacataaaacataaaactgtgTTATAGACTGAGATATGAAGTAGTTAAAGGAGTTGTATTCATATTTAATACTTGTGTTATACGCGTCGTCAGAGACCTGTTAAACCTGATAAGACATGATTTGCCAGCCCTAGTTTTAGCCTTTAGCATAAGAcaacttaaaataaaaataaaaagaaaaagaaaaagaaaaagaaaatgcatGTTTACCAATAGGGTTTGAATAATCGGGTCATGTATCACCTAATATTACCCTTTTATACCTATGAAATTTTTAAGTAATCAACCCATACCTGGTCTAATACCCGAATACCTATCCTTTGTGTCTTTGATTGTGGATTTCCGGTCGGTCGGGTTAAGGTACATAAAATCTTGGATATTTTTGATTTAAAGATGATCCACTTGATTAAACATAAAATCTTGGATATTTTTCATATGGGTTTTGTATATTGATGGTGATAAATGTTTGACAGGCTCATGGAGTATTGAATGTGGTTAGTTGGGGAGTATTGATGCCCATGGGAGCTATGTCAGCAAGATATTTAAAGGCGTTTAACATCGCGAATCCAGCTTGGTTTTACATCCATGCCGCAACCCAAACATCAGCCTATATTGTCGGTGTAGGCGGATGGGCCACTGGACTCAAGCTCGGTAGTGAGTCCAGTGGAATCAAACATAATGCTCACCGGAACATTGGAATCATCTTGTTTGCTTTAGGAACACTTCAGGTACACCCAAATGAATCTAGTCATTATCTTTAACAACTGTCATGCATCTTTTGACATGAACCATAATTGTTCAAAGTTCAAACTAACACTTTGTAAATATTTGTAGGCTTTTGCTCTACTATTGAGGCCTAAACCGGACCACAAATACAGATTCTACTGGAAC comes from the Helianthus annuus cultivar XRQ/B chromosome 4, HanXRQr2.0-SUNRISE, whole genome shotgun sequence genome and includes:
- the LOC110938121 gene encoding cytochrome b561 and DOMON domain-containing protein At5g35735, giving the protein MGKIFNMFLYIFISCFALSYAQSCNNYTFSTNQIYATCVSLPVLNSHLHWNYHSNGTVDVAFRHTGSTTSQWVAWALNVNGSGMIGAQAIVAVTSPSGAVRVYTSDVNNYGTGLEESSLSFDVPRMTAERVNGDLVVYASLVLPNGRTRFNHVWQVGPVNNGVLSMHSMSPDNRNSVGEVDFITGQMRAGGRSGDVSRQRRRNAHGVLNVVSWGVLMPMGAMSARYLKAFNIANPAWFYIHAATQTSAYIVGVGGWATGLKLGSESSGIKHNAHRNIGIILFALGTLQAFALLLRPKPDHKYRFYWNIYHRSIGYCVIILSIVNVYRGLDILDPEKKWKNAYTGIIMSLGVITLLCEALKWFIVVKRKNEEKRTHAGTNGSNGANGYGQSV